The nucleotide sequence CGACACGGCGGGACTCGGCGACTGGGCCGTGGACCCCGAGGTGTGGCCCGGCGGACTGGGACCGCTGGCCGACCGGGTGCACGGCCACGGCATGCAGTTCGGCCTCTGGGTCGAACCCGAGATGGTCAACCTCGACTCGCGGCTGGCCACCGAGCACCCCGAGTGGATCCTCGGCCCGTCCGTGGGCCTCGGCCCGAGCGCGCGCCATCAGTACGTACTGAACCTGGCGCACGACGACGCCTTCGCTCATCTCCTCACGTCGCTGGACGAGTTGGTCACCCGCTACCGGATCGACTACCTCAAATGGGACCACAACCGCGATCTGCACGAAGCGGTCGGCCGAGGTCCCGGCGGTCAGGACCGGCCGGGTGTGCACGCCCAGACCGAGGCCGCCTACCGGCTGCTGGACGCACTCAAGGAGCGCCACCCCCGGCTGGAGATCGAAAGCTGCTCGTCCGGCGGGGCCAGGGTCGACCTCGGCATCCTCGCCCGCACCGACCGGGTCTGGGCGTCCGACTGCAACGACCCGGTCGAGCGCCAGTCGGTGCAGCGCTGGACCGGCCAGCTGCTGCCGCCCGAGCTGATCGGCACCCATGTCGGCGGCCCCCGCAGCCACACCACGGGCCGGGTGACCGACGCGTCGTTCCGTCAGCTCACCGCGCTCTTCGGGCACGCGGGGATCGAGGACGACCTGACCGCCCGCACACCGGAGGAACTGACCGCGCTGCGCCGCTGGGTGGCGCTGTACAAGGCGGTACGGGCGCTGCTGCACAGCGGTCGCGTGGTCCGCGCCGACCTGGCGGACGACGCCGTACTGCTGCACGGCGTGGTCGCGGCCGACGGCGGCTCGGCGCTCTACTGCTGGGCCAGGACCGGGACGTCGGGCGACGGCCAGTCGGGCAGGACCCGGCTGCCCGGCCTCGACCCGGCGGCGCGCTACGAGATACGGGTCCGCGACGACGCGGGCCTGCCGGTGGCCCACCAGGTGTCGGGCCCCGCGTGGTACACCGCCGCACTCGACGGCTGGGTCACCCTGCCCGGCGCCGTGCTCGCCGGCGCCGGGGTGCCGCTGCCCACGCTGGCCCCCGCGCAGGCCCTGCTCTTCGAGGTCCGGCGCGTACAGCCCTGAACGACGGCTCTGAACGGCAGCCCGGAACGGCAGCTCTGAACGACAGGCCTGAACGCACGAAATCGCGAGTCGTGAGGTGATCACCATGAATACCGACAACCACCGCCCCCGCAGCAGGGAAGCGGTTCCCCA is from Streptomyces sp. NBC_00370 and encodes:
- a CDS encoding alpha-galactosidase produces the protein MTRTTARIAHLRAAGVSFAVELTGPLPRVLHWGADLGPLTDDDLAALSRTAEGVVLNNAPDSVRQFTVWPTEAENWSGTPAHQGHRSGVATTPRLRLVVAHESAGELVLQLADDVSELDITLGYLLELSGVLSVRTELTRQVLTDGQDATPYDLAGVTTLLPLPARAVEILDFTGKWCRERAPQRGTLAHGSHVREVRRGKPGQDAPHLLTVGVPGFGFRTGEVWGLHVAWSGNQRWLAERSPEGAGVHGAVLGGGESLAPGEIRLAPGESYTAPVCHFVWSDQGLDALADRFHALLRARPQHPVTPRPLTLNTWEAVYFDHRVDRLLALTERAADIGVERLVLDDGWFTGRRDDTAGLGDWAVDPEVWPGGLGPLADRVHGHGMQFGLWVEPEMVNLDSRLATEHPEWILGPSVGLGPSARHQYVLNLAHDDAFAHLLTSLDELVTRYRIDYLKWDHNRDLHEAVGRGPGGQDRPGVHAQTEAAYRLLDALKERHPRLEIESCSSGGARVDLGILARTDRVWASDCNDPVERQSVQRWTGQLLPPELIGTHVGGPRSHTTGRVTDASFRQLTALFGHAGIEDDLTARTPEELTALRRWVALYKAVRALLHSGRVVRADLADDAVLLHGVVAADGGSALYCWARTGTSGDGQSGRTRLPGLDPAARYEIRVRDDAGLPVAHQVSGPAWYTAALDGWVTLPGAVLAGAGVPLPTLAPAQALLFEVRRVQP